In the genome of Candidatus Methylacidiphilales bacterium, the window GAAGGAGCTGGTGAAAACCGCACGTGTCCGCGGGTTGGAACGGGTCTGGTCCCAAGTTTTGCGCGAGAACACCGGTGCGCTGCGCTTGTTGAAAAAATTGGGCTTCAAACAGACCGGGGTGGATGAAGGCAACCTCGTGATGACTCTTGCCCTGCAGCCCGCTCCGGGCGGAAAGAAAAAAGGGAAGGGTGCCTGAGGGTTGGAGCATTTTGCATTTAAACTGCCGCTCGTTCCCATGCTCTTTGAATGAGAGAGAACGGGCACGAGAGCGACTAAGAGAAACGAGTCGAAACCCCCGCCAATTGAACGCAATGCGCTCTAAAGGTTAAGGATTAAGGGTTAAGGATCTAGGGTCTATACCGGTGCCCGCATGGAGTGGGGTGGATTCGGTCCGAACTATTTTCGGATACGGGCCGTCGGGATTCGCGGGCAAAGGCCTCATGGCCCCATGAGATTTCCGCATCTTGGCCCAGGCGAATCAGACAAAAAAGGCGCCCGGGTAGTGGGCGCCTTTTTTAACCAAGGAGGATCACCAAAAATTACTTGATCATGCCTTCCAACTGTTGATCACGCGGGATGCCGAGTTCGACCGCGCGGTTGTAATGGCGGCGGGCCAGTTCGAGGGAGGGTGGTTTTTGCGTGGCGTAAATGACGGCCAGGTTGAAATGGGCATCCCCGTAGTTGGGATCCAATTCGATGGCCTTGCGGCATTCCTGTTCGGCCGCTTCCTGCCAGCCCTTCTGCGAGGCAGAAATACCGAGGTAATTGCGGGTTTTGGGATCGTTCGGGTCGAGCGCAATGGCGCGGCTGAGCATTTGCACGGCTTCGTCATACTTGCCCTGCTGGTAGAGGGAAATGCCGAGGATGGAGTGCGAGAAGGCGTCCTGGGGGGATTGTTGCACCGCTTTGCGGAGGTAGATTTCCGCCTCTTTGTAGTTCTGCTGTTGGAAGCGGACCACGGCGATGTTGGAAAGGGCGTAAAGGGAATCGGGGTAGGTGTTGAGGATGGTCTGGTACTTGGCGGCGGCCTCATCGAATTTGCCCTGGGCGAAGAGCTCGTTGGCCTCGCGGGCCAGGTCCTTGAATTCACCGGGGACGCGCGGGCGGTTGGCGTAGTCGGCTCCGGTTTCTGAAAGCGGGGCGGAGAAGTTGCCTCCGGCGGTGTCCGCCGCGACGCTGGCGGTGGGCTGGCGGAGCAGGCCTTTTTCTTCCTCGGTCAATTCCACCAGGGGAGAACCCAGGATGTCGAGTTGGGTTTTGAGCTTGGAGGACTCGATGTTGAGGGCGGCCAGTTCCTCCAGTGCCATGCGCTTGGCGACTTCACGCCGGGCCTGTTCCTTCATTTGCCGGTCAACGATGCCGCGCAGGAGGCCGACTTCCTTGCGGAGGGATTCCGTGGCGGCGGCGGTTTTGACTTCTGCTTCAGCAAGCTGCTTTTGAACTTCGTTGAGTTTGTTGCGGTATTCTTCGTTGGTCTTTTGCAGCGCTTCGTTTTCCGAGCGGCTGAGCGCGAGCTGGTCCTGGATTTTTTTGACCTGTTCCTGGAGGTTGACCAGGGAAGCGCCGCCGGGGGAAGTCTGCATGCTGGCAATGGCCCCTTCGGTGCTGCCCAGCTTGGCCCGCATCTGTTGGTTTTCTTTCATCAGCATCGCCACCTTCTCGTCGGTGCTGCCTTCGAGCGCGATGCGGATCTTGTTGTCGAGTTCGTTGACTTTGCTGCGGAGCTGGGCCGCCTCGGCCCGGGCTTCTTCCAGGCGTTCCTTGGTTTCCGAAAGCTGGCTTTCGAGGTCGCGGATGCGAGACTTGAGGGTCGAGGGTTCATCCGCCCCGGTGGCAGGGGCCCCGCCGTTGTTGGTCGTCTCGATCATCGGGGCGGCGCTGACGTTCAACTTTTCGTTGGGGGAAAGATCGCGCGGCGGCGCGGATGGCGCCGGTGCCATCTGGCCTTGGACCAGGTCCGAAGGAACCGGGGGGATGATCTGGTCGGGGTTGGCGTCAGTGGCCTCCTTGAGGGTGTCGATCTTGTCCTTGCAATACTTCTGCCGGTATTTGACGATGGTGGATTCCCAGTCGGGATTGCTTTTTTGGAGGGAGTCGAGACGGTCCAAAGCGATACTGTAGCGTTCACGGGCCGAGGCTTTTTGGCCGGCGATTTCCAGTTTTTCCGCCTCTTGGATCAGCAGGTAAATCCGCAAATACAGGTCTTGCGGCGAGCTGGCGGCACGGGCCTGGGGGCCCAGAACCAAAGCAAAAACCAACCCGAGTACGAACAGCATGCGCGTCATAGTCAGGCATTTAACAGTTTTTTAGGTAAAAACGCAACTAATATCATGATCGTATTTTAGCGGTATCGGGAGCAACCCCGTAAAGGACATGGGTTTGTCACGCTAGACCCGTTGACGGTCTGGTGTCGCTGTGCTAACTTTGCGCAACCAAAGAAAACCATGGAAGCGGTGCTCTCGCAACCCGTCCTCGTTTTGAACCGTCTCTGGCAGGCGGTCAACACCTGCTCTGCCAAGCGCGCTTTTTCCCTGCTCTATATCGGGCATGCGCATGTGGTGCATGCTGAGGATGAGTCCTTCCAGACCTTTGACTTCGAAAAGTGGTTCGATCACTCCCAGTCCAGCCGGGATGCGCATGGGGACTGGGTGCAGACCGTCCACTTCAAGATCCGGGTGCCCAAGATCATCGTGCTCATGGCGTTCGACCATTTGCCGATGAAGGAGGTCAAGCTGACCCGGCAGAACATTTTCGAGCGCGACAATTTCACCTGCCAGTATTGCCACAAGCCCTTCGAGCGCGCCCTCCTGAACATCGACCACATCATGCCCCGCGACCGTGGGGGCAAGACCACCTGGGAAAACGTGGCCACTTCCTGCATTCGTTGCAACACCAAGAAGGGCAACCGCCTGCCCCATGAAGCCAACATGCAATTGCTCAAGAAGCCGAAGAAACCCAAGCTCCGGCCCTTCATCAATGTCCACATCACACGCGAGCGCCACCCTTCTTGGAGCCACTTCCTTGATTTCGGCAACTGGAAGGTTGAGTTGAGCAGCTGATCCGCAGAATCGCAGGGCCGCTGGATCCCTACTGGCCCGTCCACATCTCTCCGCCGCCTGTCCCGTGCCTTCATTCCTGCTTGGAATCACCCCCTGTGCTGGTAGGGTTTGATGTCCGTCCTTAGCCGCCATGAATCCAGTCATTTACTTCGACAACAACGCCACCACCGAGATCAATCCGGGGGTTTTCGAGGCCATGGTGCCCTTCCTCACCCGGCACCATGCCAATCCCTCCAGCGCCTACGGCCCGGCCCGGGTGGTGCGCGAGGCCGTGGAGTCGGCCCGCGACCGCGTGGCCGCGCTCCTCGGTTGTGAAAGCCGGGAAGTGGTCTTCACCAGTTGCGGCACCGAATCCGACAACGCCGCAATCTCCTCCGCCCTGCAAACTTCCGGCGGTCGCCACCTCGTGGTCAGCGCGGTCGAACATTCCGCGATCAAAAACCATGCCGAGCGTCTTGAACTCCAGGGTTATGCGGTCACCTGGCTGCCCGTGGCGGGCGATGGCACCCTCACCCCCGAGCAGGTCGAAGCAGCCCTGCGACCCGACACCGCCCTGGTTTCCATCATGTGGGCCAACAACGAAACCGGGGTGCTTTTCCCGGTGGAAGAAATCGCCGCCCGCTGTGCCGCCCGCGGCGTGGCCTTCCACACCGATGCCGTCCAGGTTCCCGGCAAGCTCCCCATCCGGCTCAAGGATACGTCCATCGACTACCTTTCCATCTCCGGCCACAAATTCCATGCCCCCAAAGGCGTGGGCGCTCTTTATGTCCGGCGGCGGTCCAAGTTCCTTCCCTACCTCATCGGTGGTCATCAAGAAAAGGGCCGCCGTGGGGGCACGGAGAACACGGCTTCCATTGTCGGTATGGGGGAGGCCGCAAGCCGCGCCCTGGAAACGCTCGCTGTCGAGCAAACCGCGGTGCGCGCCCTGCGCGACCGCTTTGAAGCCGGTGTGCTCTCCTCGATCGCGGGTGCCCAAGTCAACGGTCACCGGGAAAACCGCCTGCCCAACACCACCAACCTGGCCTTCCCCGGGGTGGCGGCGGAGGCCCTCATCCTCCTGCTCGACCGCGAGGGCGTGTGCGCCTCGGCCGGATCGGCCTGCACCACCGGCTCGATGGAACCCTCACACGTGCTGCGCGCCTTGGCGGTGCCCCGTGAATTGGCCCTGGGCTCGGTCCGGTTTTCCTTCTGCCACACCAATACGGATGCGGAAGTGGACCGCGTGCTGGGGTTGCTTCCGGGCTTGGTGAGTCAGTTGCGGGAAAAGCCCCCGACCATCGAGGAAATACGCGCCCTGGCCGTGCATTGACCTGCATAGGCCCTGGGGAAGGGCCTCGGTCCCAAGCGAAACGCGCTCAGCGTTTGTGGTGACAAACGATGGGATCGCTTCCGGCGGTGGGAGTGAATTTCAACGGTTCAGTGCCGCGTGGGCCCTGGCGACGTGGATGTACTTTTCCGCCCAAGCGCGCAGGCCGGCCCGCTCCTCGGGTTTGAGCGGACGTACAACCTTGCCGGGCGAGCCCAGGACCATCGAGCCATCGGGGATGACGGTGCCCTTGGTGACCAGGGATCCGGCGCCAATGATGCACTGGTTTCCGATGTTTGCGTAGTCGAGAATGATGGCGCCCATGCCGACCAGGGTTTCGTTGCCAATGGTGCAGGCATGGATCATCGCCTGGTGTCCGATGGTGGTGTAATCACCGATGACCGCCGGCCCGTCGTCGGCCAAGTGGACCACGGTACCGTCCTGGATGTTGCTGCCCTCGCCCACGGTGATGGTCTGGATGTCGCCCCGGAGCACCGTTTGATACCAAACGCTGCTGTCTTTTTTCAGGGTCACAGCGCCCATAACGTCGGCTGAGGCGGCAACGAATGCGGCGGCGGCGGTATCGGGTTTTTGCTGGAGGTGGTGTTGCAGGCGGGCAGCGGCGTCCATGGAGAACTTTTTACCGCGAAGGCGTGAG includes:
- a CDS encoding tetratricopeptide repeat protein, which codes for MTRMLFVLGLVFALVLGPQARAASSPQDLYLRIYLLIQEAEKLEIAGQKASARERYSIALDRLDSLQKSNPDWESTIVKYRQKYCKDKIDTLKEATDANPDQIIPPVPSDLVQGQMAPAPSAPPRDLSPNEKLNVSAAPMIETTNNGGAPATGADEPSTLKSRIRDLESQLSETKERLEEARAEAAQLRSKVNELDNKIRIALEGSTDEKVAMLMKENQQMRAKLGSTEGAIASMQTSPGGASLVNLQEQVKKIQDQLALSRSENEALQKTNEEYRNKLNEVQKQLAEAEVKTAAATESLRKEVGLLRGIVDRQMKEQARREVAKRMALEELAALNIESSKLKTQLDILGSPLVELTEEEKGLLRQPTASVAADTAGGNFSAPLSETGADYANRPRVPGEFKDLAREANELFAQGKFDEAAAKYQTILNTYPDSLYALSNIAVVRFQQQNYKEAEIYLRKAVQQSPQDAFSHSILGISLYQQGKYDEAVQMLSRAIALDPNDPKTRNYLGISASQKGWQEAAEQECRKAIELDPNYGDAHFNLAVIYATQKPPSLELARRHYNRAVELGIPRDQQLEGMIK
- a CDS encoding HNH endonuclease is translated as MEAVLSQPVLVLNRLWQAVNTCSAKRAFSLLYIGHAHVVHAEDESFQTFDFEKWFDHSQSSRDAHGDWVQTVHFKIRVPKIIVLMAFDHLPMKEVKLTRQNIFERDNFTCQYCHKPFERALLNIDHIMPRDRGGKTTWENVATSCIRCNTKKGNRLPHEANMQLLKKPKKPKLRPFINVHITRERHPSWSHFLDFGNWKVELSS
- a CDS encoding aminotransferase class V-fold PLP-dependent enzyme, which produces MNPVIYFDNNATTEINPGVFEAMVPFLTRHHANPSSAYGPARVVREAVESARDRVAALLGCESREVVFTSCGTESDNAAISSALQTSGGRHLVVSAVEHSAIKNHAERLELQGYAVTWLPVAGDGTLTPEQVEAALRPDTALVSIMWANNETGVLFPVEEIAARCAARGVAFHTDAVQVPGKLPIRLKDTSIDYLSISGHKFHAPKGVGALYVRRRSKFLPYLIGGHQEKGRRGGTENTASIVGMGEAASRALETLAVEQTAVRALRDRFEAGVLSSIAGAQVNGHRENRLPNTTNLAFPGVAAEALILLLDREGVCASAGSACTTGSMEPSHVLRALAVPRELALGSVRFSFCHTNTDAEVDRVLGLLPGLVSQLREKPPTIEEIRALAVH
- a CDS encoding gamma carbonic anhydrase family protein, coding for MDAAARLQHHLQQKPDTAAAAFVAASADVMGAVTLKKDSSVWYQTVLRGDIQTITVGEGSNIQDGTVVHLADDGPAVIGDYTTIGHQAMIHACTIGNETLVGMGAIILDYANIGNQCIIGAGSLVTKGTVIPDGSMVLGSPGKVVRPLKPEERAGLRAWAEKYIHVARAHAALNR